Proteins from one Chanodichthys erythropterus isolate Z2021 chromosome 15, ASM2448905v1, whole genome shotgun sequence genomic window:
- the tpbg1b gene encoding trophoblast glycoprotein a has protein sequence MFALGRCALVFGLLCAGLSAGASVCPAGCECSEAALTVKCVSKDLRDIPTGIPSYTRNLFITGNHISQIGRESFQGLDNVTNLSLSNNRISEVKSHTFSNLRSLRSLDLSNNQLAIIHPEAFTVQSRMLRELNLSRALYNHLSVIDLATSLRWSTLSDLLGLDLSSNGLVYLPPGIFCHLVGLRRLHLANNSIVSIHNGTFTGLDHLQELDLTHNALRTLREEALKELEQLHSVRLYLAENPYTCTCDIEPFAAWLNDSRVRVEDVERLTCAFPVSLQNTSLLTVGELELGCHKAGEVDNLALQTSYVFLGLVLGFVGLMFLFVLYLNRKGIKKRIYDMRDACREVWEGYHYRYEIDSDPRLSQFSTTADV, from the exons ATGTTTGCCCTTGGACGGTGCGCGCTTGTTTTTGGATTGCTGTGCGCTGGGCTCTCCGCGGGCGCATCGGTATGTCCAGCCGGCTGCGAGTGTTCAGAAGCCGCGCTGACGGTCAAATGCGTTTCTAAAGATCTACGGGACATACCGACCGGCATCCCGAGCTACACCAGAAACCTATTCATCACTGGAAACCACATCAGTCAGATCGGACGCGAATCTTTCCAGGGACTGGATAACGTGACAAATTTGTCACTGTCCAACAACAG GATCTCTGAGGTGAAGTCTCACACATTTTCTAACTTGCGGAGCCTCAGATCGCTGGACCTCAGCAACAACCAGCTGGCCATCATTCATCCTGAGGCGTTCACTGTCCAGAGCCGTATGTTGAGGGAGCTCAACCTCAGTCGGGCTCTCTACAACCACTTATCTGTCATTGATTTAGCCACCTCTCTTCGCTGGAGTACCTTGAGTGACCTGCTGGGGCTGGACCTGTCCAGTAATGGCCTTGTCTACTTGCCCCCTGGCATCTTTTGCCATCTTGTCGGCCTGCGGCGCCTTCACCTTGCCAACAACTCTATAGTGTCCATACATAATGGCACATTCACAGGACTGGATCACCTCCAGGAGCTCGATCTCACCCATAATGCCCTCAGGACTTTGCGTGAAGAGGCTCTGAAAGAGCTGGAGCAGTTGCATTCGGTAAGGCTCTACTTGGCGGAGAATCCTTACACCTGCACATGTGACATCGAGCCTTTTGCCGCCTGGCTGAACGACTCAAGAGTGCGTGTAGAGGACGTTGAACGCCTGACTTGTGCGTTCCCTGTTTCGTTGCAGAACACATCGCTATTGACGGTGGGCGAACTGGAGTTGGGTTGCCATAAGGCAGGAGAGGTCGACAACCTAGCACTGCAGACCTCCTATGTATTCCTGGGTCTTGTGCTGGGATTTGTTGGTCTCATGTTTCTCTTTGTGCTTTATCTGAACCGCAAAGGTATTAAGAAGCGCATCTACGACATGCGTGATGCATGCCGGGAAGTCTGGGAAGGGTACCACTACCGATACGAGATTGACTCCGATCCCAGATTGTCGCAATTTTCTACAACAGCTGATGTGTGA